The following coding sequences lie in one Chelmon rostratus isolate fCheRos1 chromosome 2, fCheRos1.pri, whole genome shotgun sequence genomic window:
- the abhd14b gene encoding protein ABHD14B → MSAVKMTEGSVQLECCKAPLFYRQSEPASGEAKMSVLLLHGIRFTSENWLSIGTLDTLAKAGCRAVAIDLPGLGRSKAAKALAPIGELNPAGFLKEVCEQLNLSSVVLISPSLSGSYSLPFLFQHQALVRAYIPVAPICSDKFTAEQYQSVKVPTLIVYGDQDTELGELSLSNLRNLANHSVVVMKGAGHPCYLDDPDTWHKALTDFLNTL, encoded by the exons ATGTCGGCTGTTAAGATGACAGAGGGGAGCGTGCAGCTGGAGTGCTGCAAAGCGCCGCTCTTCTACAGGCAGAGTGAACCCGCCTCAGGGGAAGCGAAGATGTCCGTGTTACTCCTTCACGGCATCCGTTTCACTTCAGAAAACTGGCTCAGCATCGGCACGCTGGACACTCTGGCCAAAGCGGGCTGTCGTGCCGTGGCCATCGACCTGCCAG GACTCGGCCGGTCTAAGGCAGCCAAGGCCCTGGCACCGATTGGAGAGCTAAACCCAGCAGGCTTCCTGAAGGAGGTGTGCGAGCAGCTGAACCTGAGCTCGGTGGTGTTGATCAGCCCGTCCCTCAGCGGGAGTTactccctccctttcctcttcCAGCACCAGGCCCTGGTCCGAGCCTACATCCCCGTGGCTCCCATCTGCAGTGACAAATTCACAGCAGAGCAGTACCAGAGTGTGAAG GTCCCGACGCTGATCGTTTATGGTGACCAGGACACCGAGCTCGGAGAACTGTCACTCAGCAACCTGCGCAATCTGGCCAATCACAGCGTGGTGGTGATGAAAGGAGCGGGTCACCCCTGTTACCTGGACGACCCGGACACTTGGCACAAAGCTCTCACAGACTTCCTTAATACGCTGTGA